A single Halanaerobiales bacterium DNA region contains:
- a CDS encoding DUF1292 domain-containing protein, with translation MSKKNEGNFWIDEENEELVLEDESGEERFYIDEEFNYEGTTYLILIPAEEGEEEEEALLLKLIKQDGEEMLSLIEDDEEFEKVKNYYMQR, from the coding sequence ATGAGTAAAAAAAACGAAGGAAATTTTTGGATTGATGAAGAAAATGAAGAGTTAGTTTTGGAAGATGAAAGTGGTGAAGAGAGATTTTATATTGATGAGGAATTTAATTATGAAGGTACTACCTATTTAATTTTAATTCCTGCAGAAGAAGGAGAGGAAGAAGAGGAAGCACTTTTACTCAAATTAATTAAACAAGATGGAGAAGAAATGCTTTCTTTAATTGAAGATGATGAAGAATTTGAAAAAGTAAAAAATTATTATATGCAAAGATAG
- a CDS encoding cell wall hydrolase, which yields MRFKKVKVTLTLIMLLFMFLLINNETKAEGYNLELGSRILEYGSEGADVALLQKILKDLKYYNGDIDGIYGKGTFLAVKNFQQTNGLSVDGIVGPKTIKHFKENSLSNSMHVDREEAIILARVINGEARGETFEGKVAVGAVILNRVENDEFPDTIREVILQQGQFSSLLDGQANSYPVESSIAAAKAALIGYDPSMDSLYFYNPEVATNLDWIRKRPVTLIIGNHVFAK from the coding sequence ATGAGATTTAAAAAAGTTAAAGTTACTTTAACTTTGATAATGTTATTATTTATGTTTTTACTTATAAATAATGAAACAAAAGCAGAGGGATATAATTTAGAGTTAGGTTCTAGAATTTTAGAATATGGCTCTGAAGGGGCAGATGTTGCTTTATTACAAAAAATATTAAAAGACCTTAAATATTATAATGGTGATATAGATGGTATTTATGGAAAAGGTACTTTTTTGGCAGTGAAAAACTTTCAGCAGACCAATGGTTTAAGTGTTGATGGTATAGTTGGGCCAAAAACAATAAAGCATTTTAAAGAAAATTCACTATCTAATAGTATGCATGTAGATAGAGAAGAAGCTATTATTTTGGCCAGAGTAATAAATGGAGAAGCCCGGGGAGAAACTTTTGAAGGAAAAGTAGCTGTTGGTGCTGTGATTTTAAATAGAGTAGAAAATGATGAATTTCCAGATACAATAAGAGAAGTTATTTTACAACAGGGTCAATTTAGTTCTCTTTTGGATGGGCAGGCAAATTCTTATCCAGTAGAAAGTTCAATAGCAGCTGCTAAGGCGGCTTTAATTGGGTATGATCCAAGTATGGATTCTTTATATTTTTATAATCCAGAAGTTGCAACTAATTTAGATTGGATACGTAAAAGACCGGTAACTTTAATAATAGGTAATCATGTTTTTGCAAAATAA
- a CDS encoding Fur family transcriptional regulator yields MSDLYEKFRNILSSNNYKLTSQREDILKVLIENQNQHFRADTLLKKVKEKNPDIGLATIYRNLELFCELDITNELDFDSSYKYYELNLDENHHHHLVCVNCDKIIEFNDEVLEKFEKKVEEKYDFEIVNHQIKFYGICKDCSKKEK; encoded by the coding sequence GTGAGTGATTTATATGAAAAGTTCAGAAACATATTGAGTTCAAATAATTATAAATTAACTTCTCAAAGAGAAGATATATTAAAAGTTTTAATTGAAAATCAAAATCAGCATTTTAGAGCAGATACATTATTGAAAAAAGTAAAGGAAAAAAATCCTGATATTGGTTTGGCCACTATTTATCGAAATCTTGAATTGTTTTGTGAATTAGATATTACTAATGAATTAGATTTTGATAGTTCGTATAAATATTATGAATTAAATTTGGATGAAAACCATCATCATCATTTAGTATGTGTTAATTGTGACAAAATTATAGAGTTTAATGATGAGGTTTTAGAAAAATTCGAAAAAAAAGTCGAGGAAAAATATGATTTTGAAATAGTTAATCATCAAATAAAATTTTATGGGATTTGTAAAGATTGTTCCAAAAAGGAAAAATAA
- the ruvX gene encoding Holliday junction resolvase RuvX → MRKLGLDFGDKRIGVAVSDALGITAQGKGYISRTDLKKDLEIIKDYIKKYSIDEIVVGMPKNMDGSHGPRAKKTQEFVNFLKNNLEIPIKTWDERLSSKEAERVLIKADMSRKKRKEVIDKMAASLILDSYLKANNRRKNDE, encoded by the coding sequence TTGCGTAAATTAGGTTTGGATTTTGGAGATAAAAGAATTGGAGTAGCTGTGAGTGACGCATTAGGGATTACTGCCCAGGGAAAAGGATATATTTCTAGAACTGATTTGAAAAAAGATTTGGAAATAATAAAAGATTATATAAAAAAATATTCTATAGATGAAATAGTTGTTGGAATGCCAAAAAATATGGATGGTAGTCATGGACCACGTGCTAAAAAAACACAGGAATTTGTAAATTTTTTAAAAAACAATTTAGAAATACCAATAAAAACCTGGGATGAAAGACTTTCTTCTAAAGAAGCAGAAAGAGTTCTAATTAAAGCAGATATGAGTAGAAAAAAAAGAAAAGAAGTTATAGATAAAATGGCAGCATCATTAATTTTGGATAGTTATTTAAAAGCAAATAATAGGAGGAAAAACGATGAGTAA
- a CDS encoding DHHA1 domain-containing protein produces DFKSEDLTDKLEYLKDDLPVIIEELEDLDTDGLRNLADELQNELNSLIVLLASRFDNKVVFVCSISDDLVEKGYHAGKLISQVAQITGGGGGGRPDMAQAGGSKTKKLPEALKEAKNILKEMN; encoded by the coding sequence GATTTTAAATCCGAGGATTTAACAGATAAACTAGAATATCTAAAAGATGACTTACCAGTAATAATTGAAGAGCTAGAAGATCTGGATACTGATGGGTTACGTAATTTAGCAGATGAATTACAAAATGAACTTAATTCATTAATTGTTTTATTAGCATCAAGATTTGATAATAAGGTAGTGTTTGTGTGTTCAATTAGTGATGATTTAGTTGAAAAAGGTTATCATGCAGGAAAATTAATTTCACAAGTCGCCCAAATTACTGGTGGTGGCGGTGGTGGTCGTCCTGATATGGCCCAGGCTGGAGGTAGTAAAACTAAAAAACTTCCTGAAGCTCTGAAAGAAGCAAAAAATATTCTAAAAGAAATGAATTAA
- a CDS encoding IreB family regulatory phosphoprotein — MKFKRDMEDLNEAEYIIERVYLALKEKGYNPVNQIVGYLLSGDPAYITSYKEARTMIRSIDRDEIIEELLTKYIDNFEKNY; from the coding sequence ATGAAATTTAAAAGAGATATGGAAGATTTAAATGAAGCTGAGTATATTATTGAAAGAGTATACCTGGCTTTAAAAGAAAAGGGATATAACCCAGTAAATCAGATAGTAGGTTATCTTTTATCTGGAGATCCAGCATATATTACCAGTTATAAAGAAGCTAGAACTATGATTAGATCTATAGATAGAGATGAGATAATTGAAGAATTATTAACAAAATATATAGATAACTTTGAAAAAAATTATTAA
- a CDS encoding Crp/Fnr family transcriptional regulator has translation MVEPQQKQCLKDMSVFSKLNGEELELICRGSYDKTYQKGEIIFFENDSFKKLYLLVSGRVKLSMLSPDGKEKVITILQSGDILGEISLFDEDPHPLTAEVMEEAKLMILPWNDLEKIIIERPRLALKIIEAMSKKTRLLTSQIRDLVFQDAAGRLASLLVRFGEDFGIDIEDGRKIDIVLTHQEIANLLGTSRVTVTKMINKFIDEGLLKIEKRKMILLDEEKLGERLHTII, from the coding sequence ATGGTAGAACCACAACAAAAACAATGTTTAAAAGATATGTCAGTTTTTTCAAAACTTAATGGAGAAGAGTTAGAGTTAATATGTCGAGGAAGTTATGATAAAACTTATCAAAAAGGTGAAATTATTTTTTTTGAAAATGATAGTTTTAAAAAACTATATTTATTGGTTTCTGGAAGAGTAAAATTATCAATGCTTTCTCCAGATGGAAAAGAGAAAGTTATTACTATTTTACAATCTGGTGATATTCTTGGTGAAATTTCTTTATTTGATGAAGATCCTCATCCTTTAACAGCAGAAGTTATGGAAGAAGCAAAATTAATGATTTTACCATGGAATGATCTTGAAAAAATAATTATTGAGAGACCCAGATTAGCTTTAAAAATAATTGAAGCAATGTCTAAGAAAACCAGGCTTTTAACCAGTCAGATTAGGGATTTAGTATTTCAGGATGCTGCTGGCAGATTGGCCAGTTTATTAGTTCGTTTTGGAGAAGATTTTGGAATAGATATTGAAGATGGAAGAAAAATTGATATTGTTCTTACCCATCAAGAAATTGCAAATTTATTAGGAACTTCTAGAGTTACAGTAACAAAAATGATTAATAAGTTTATTGATGAAGGATTATTAAAAATAGAAAAAAGGAAGATGATTCTTCTGGATGAAGAAAAATTGGGAGAACGTTTACATACTATAATTTAA
- a CDS encoding DUF4911 domain-containing protein: MSKNKNQSEEKDTHQIIIKIPQEEIVYVDMIFKAYGGLAMLTMSHEEEGVIFLDVTEGTHDIVMEIVEGLREEFPVEIIKD, from the coding sequence TTGAGTAAAAATAAAAATCAGTCTGAAGAAAAAGATACTCATCAAATAATAATCAAAATTCCTCAAGAAGAAATAGTATATGTAGATATGATATTTAAAGCTTATGGTGGTTTAGCTATGTTAACAATGAGTCATGAAGAAGAGGGAGTAATATTTTTAGATGTTACTGAAGGTACCCATGATATTGTTATGGAAATTGTAGAAGGATTAAGAGAAGAATTTCCTGTAGAAATAATTAAAGATTAA
- the mltG gene encoding endolytic transglycosylase MltG, translating to MKKSAIILFILIILITFSVRFITFLQPVERNTDDVYSVNIDYGSTSKKVANVLEDNNIIRSSFAFNVVINILGYDNQLRAGYYEISPENNIFEVIDIIRKGRVATFKVSIPEGSTLKEIISRFEEKTLYSKEDYLNIAQNIDFNKEYLSNNSDAIKYKLEGFLYPDTYKIQKNYKPTQIYKLMVNEFENRWFLRLKNKTANSNYSILELVTIASIVEKEAKLKEEKPIIAGIIYNRLEKNMKLQIDATIQYALPKRKERLLYSDLKIESKYNTYLYQGLPPGPISNPGDASLNAVLNPQKTEYLFYFAREDGSHEFSKTYQEHLEKQNELN from the coding sequence ATGAAAAAATCAGCTATTATACTTTTTATATTAATAATATTAATTACTTTCTCTGTTCGTTTTATTACTTTTTTGCAGCCTGTAGAAAGGAACACTGATGATGTTTATTCTGTGAATATTGATTATGGAAGTACAAGTAAAAAAGTAGCTAATGTATTAGAAGATAATAATATTATTAGGTCATCTTTTGCTTTTAATGTGGTAATAAATATCTTAGGTTATGATAATCAACTAAGAGCTGGATATTATGAAATTAGTCCTGAAAATAATATTTTTGAAGTTATAGATATAATTAGAAAAGGTAGAGTGGCAACATTTAAAGTTAGTATTCCTGAAGGTAGTACTTTAAAAGAAATCATTTCTCGTTTTGAAGAAAAAACTTTATATAGTAAAGAAGATTATTTAAATATAGCTCAAAATATAGATTTCAATAAAGAATATTTATCTAATAATTCTGATGCTATAAAATATAAGTTAGAAGGTTTTTTATATCCGGATACATATAAGATTCAGAAAAATTATAAACCTACTCAAATATATAAATTAATGGTAAATGAATTTGAAAACAGATGGTTTTTAAGATTAAAAAATAAAACAGCTAATAGTAATTACTCTATTTTAGAATTAGTGACCATAGCTTCTATAGTTGAAAAAGAAGCTAAATTAAAAGAAGAAAAACCTATTATTGCCGGGATTATTTATAATAGATTAGAGAAAAATATGAAATTACAAATAGATGCTACGATTCAGTACGCATTACCTAAGCGAAAAGAAAGGTTATTATATAGTGATTTAAAAATTGAATCAAAATATAATACTTATTTGTATCAAGGTCTTCCACCAGGTCCTATTTCTAATCCTGGAGATGCTTCATTAAATGCAGTTTTGAATCCCCAAAAAACAGAATATCTATTTTACTTTGCTCGGGAAGATGGAAGTCATGAATTTTCTAAAACATATCAGGAACATCTTGAAAAACAAAATGAACTAAATTAA
- a CDS encoding U32 family peptidase → MNKPELLAPAGNLEKLKIAIDYGADAVYCGGHNYGLRSGADNFTLEELKEAKNYAHKNNSNIYITVNMMPHNRELNNLPEYLHELDELGVDSLIVSDPGVIQIIKDENINTPIHLSTQANTVNWASANFWYNQGIERVILARELSKEEIKEFAHNSNIEREMFIHGSMCISYSGRCLLSNYMVGRDANRGECAHSCRWKYHLVEEKRPGEYYPIYEDENGAYIMNSKDLCLLEYIPEIMDLNLTSLKIEGRMKSIHYVATVVGVYRRAIDNFFADPKNYKMKDEWLKELKKVSNRGYTTGFFHSKPDGKDHNYESSAYRRKYDFMGVVKDYDRKNKLAVVEVRNKFFEGDIIEFFGPDRKAFNEKVNYIINSEGEKVENAPHPKELIKIPVDKKVEKGYIVRRKKEGEKIE, encoded by the coding sequence ATGAATAAACCAGAATTGTTAGCACCTGCCGGAAATTTAGAAAAATTAAAAATTGCAATAGATTATGGAGCTGATGCTGTTTATTGTGGTGGACATAACTATGGTTTGAGATCTGGTGCAGATAATTTTACATTAGAAGAACTTAAAGAAGCTAAAAATTATGCTCATAAAAATAATAGCAATATTTATATAACTGTAAATATGATGCCCCATAATAGGGAATTAAATAATTTACCAGAATATTTACATGAATTAGATGAATTAGGGGTGGATTCGTTAATTGTATCTGACCCTGGTGTTATTCAAATAATAAAAGATGAAAACATAAATACTCCTATTCATTTGAGTACTCAGGCTAATACTGTTAATTGGGCAAGCGCTAATTTTTGGTATAATCAGGGAATAGAAAGAGTGATTCTTGCTCGTGAATTAAGTAAAGAAGAAATAAAGGAATTCGCTCATAATAGTAATATTGAAAGAGAGATGTTTATTCATGGTTCTATGTGTATTTCCTATTCTGGTAGATGTTTATTGAGTAATTATATGGTAGGAAGAGATGCAAATAGAGGGGAATGTGCTCATTCCTGTAGATGGAAATATCATTTAGTTGAAGAAAAAAGACCAGGTGAGTATTATCCTATTTATGAAGATGAAAATGGTGCTTATATTATGAATTCAAAAGATCTATGTTTGCTTGAATATATACCAGAAATTATGGATTTAAATTTAACTTCATTAAAAATAGAAGGTAGAATGAAAAGTATTCATTATGTAGCAACAGTTGTTGGAGTTTATAGAAGAGCTATAGATAATTTCTTTGCTGACCCCAAAAATTATAAAATGAAAGATGAGTGGTTAAAAGAGCTAAAAAAGGTAAGTAATCGAGGATATACCACTGGATTTTTCCATTCAAAACCTGATGGAAAAGACCATAATTATGAAAGTTCTGCTTATAGAAGAAAATATGATTTTATGGGAGTAGTGAAAGATTATGATCGCAAAAATAAATTAGCGGTTGTAGAAGTTAGGAATAAGTTTTTTGAGGGAGATATTATAGAATTTTTTGGTCCAGATAGAAAAGCATTTAATGAAAAAGTAAATTATATAATAAATAGTGAAGGTGAAAAAGTAGAAAATGCTCCTCATCCTAAAGAATTAATAAAGATACCAGTTGATAAAAAAGTTGAAAAAGGCTATATTGTTCGTAGAAAAAAAGAAGGTGAAAAAATTGAGTAA